The Anolis carolinensis isolate JA03-04 chromosome 1, rAnoCar3.1.pri, whole genome shotgun sequence genome window below encodes:
- the LOC134296547 gene encoding uncharacterized protein LOC134296547 — translation MSREGDQSHDGAKGPPLGALPLAEETLQAIASSTGYPKPDGVTQRIPRGGRGVPAAAETSWGSGGSMPETVAQRLSILETHLSRLSDTVGRIVPILEENLQKEHIRYGAEREPSKGGDWSQRGQRASTQSPAAARDEGDEEYWQELEFRDRMAREVERQQALGTLRPPTPTELPTPRMGVGVERPLGPGIGSSGLADEGGEEQEIQEEEEDVPYDGERRDAGATARPVCGWGEGPTAAAGFREPRRMTTGVGRGVIQGNPMQPFPMPPRQHQRAAEWMPRREDLKLEYGGESAELNFFLISIRGYMEDNAHTFPSEASRVRAIGNTLKRGAASWYVQLHARQDPCLRSVPRFLAALENRFRDRLEQLRARDQLRGIKQRDKTVPEYAEEFLHLAERVPEWSEVTKVELFKEGLRPEIFSWAAHRDDPETLQGWIQLAGRVESTLAQVKRFRSSGGQQRPVARGRGETRKQERPGGRPGIPSRGDDNKPKPGCFVCGKTGHRAAECWARKGEPPKPSKPKPATGRRAEEEVQAPESPEKLACDERRTEEEDEEKEGTMSWNPVTGLW, via the exons atgagcagggaaggagatcaaagccatgacggagcaaaggggcctccgctgggagctctgccgttggcagaagagacattgcaagccatagcttcctctacggggtaccccaagccggacggcgtgacccagaggattcccagagggggaagaggcgttccggcggcggcagaaaccagttggggatctggaggaagcatgccggagaccgtggcccagcggttatccatcctggaaactcatttatccaggctgtcggataccgtggggagaatagtgccaatattggaagagaatctccaaaaagagcacatccgatatggcgccgagagagagccaagcaaaggaggcgattggagccagaggggacagcgagcttcaacgcagagtcccgcggcggcaagggacgagggagacgaggagtattggcaagagctggagttccgggacagaatggcgcgcgaagtggagcgccagcaagctctgggaactctgaggccgccaaccccaacagagctcccaaccccccgaatgggcgtcggagtagaaagaccactggggccagggatcgggtccagtggattagctgacgaaggcggagaggagcaggagatccaggaagaggaggaggatgtgccgtacgacggggaaaggcgagatgcgggggctacagcgaggccagtatgcggatggggggaagggccgacagcggcggcaggatttcgggagccgcgcagaatgaccaccggagtggggcgcggcgtgatccaaggaaacccgatgcaacccttccccatgcctcccagacagcatcaacgggccgctgaatggatgccaagaagggaagatctcaagctagaatacggaggggaatcagccgaactgaacttttttctaattagcatcaggggatacatggaagacaatgcacacacattcccctccgaagcaagcagggttcgggccatcggcaacacactaaagagaggagcggccagctggtatgtgcaactacatgccagacaggacccatgcctgaggtcagtgccccgcttcctcgccgcactggaaaaccggttcagagaccggctagagcaattgagagctcgagaccagcttagaggaataaagcagagggacaaaacggtgcccgagtacgcagaagaattcctccacctcgcggaaagggtaccagagtggtctgaagtgaccaaagtggaattatttaaagagggactacgccccgaaattttcagctgggcagcgcacagagatgaccccgaaacgctccagggatggattcaactagcggggcgcgttgaatccaccctggcccaagtaaagcgcttcaggagcagcggcggccagcaaagaccggtggcgagaggtcgaggagaaacgaggaagcaggaaagacccggagggaggccggggattccctccagaggagacgacaacaaacctaaaccgggatgctttgtatgtgggaagacgggccatcgagcagcagaatgctgggcacggaagggggagccgccaaaaccctcaaagcccaagccagcaaccgggaggcgtgcggaggaggaggtgcaagccccagaatctccagaaaaattg gcttgtgatgaaagaagaaccgaagaggaggacgaagaaaaggagggcaccatgtcatggaacccagttacagggctttggtaa